One Setaria italica strain Yugu1 chromosome II, Setaria_italica_v2.0, whole genome shotgun sequence DNA segment encodes these proteins:
- the LOC101780489 gene encoding uncharacterized protein LOC101780489, which translates to MAAYCGAHGRGGGRWFVPGADGGRGLPWWRGVGAGSSRTGTGGERETLAAVMARRAPAPSTIRWDAMRAAEAAAGEVVLRVHPTKEAERRRQDVIGYLKRLIGSSVGCEVFAFGSVPLRTYLPDGDVDITVLGNTWLNSTFIDDVRRVLESEQDNCDAEFKLTGLHFINAEVKLMKCVIENIVVDVSFNQIGGVSTFCFLELVDRQVGKNHLFKRSIMLIKAWCYHESRILGAHHGLISTYALETLVLYIFNMFHKSLHGPLEAFYRFLEYFSKFDWDKYGISLNGPVDLSLLPNLTVEPTAGQDELLFDKEFLQGFFDRLVVIPNESDGCDTQFRQKFLNIIDPLKGNNNLGRSVSKGNFYRIRSAFSFGAQKLGQILMLSPEFIRNEIYGFFENTLKRHGKGERPDIGSSSFQSLLGPENALSEDGSRLKTSCMNEGENRSSLPDKDLSVTDVHKNSGRCQPCVVQDLPWNKIWFMEYASDFCANSTYLSHPSFSCENGNGNSKECFENYATEADLQLVSGLHMSQQIHANQHILTNSTRTNILDFSSSCPVNESDWNAALHADKKPLPPFLLSNMLDVSGDLDLHLGCLRKVQYHLESLFDELLQAVEEACLAGVLDEDSFKIPTMIFKSKSNTGTSLSLASSIDGERRKLSPVYCSHSTGDDSQQPHAEEAQVDVGWQQNLPLCSNGSALSSSPLANLDNYPASWFCVSTKSRGTGTYIPKVNYYSYQDRMALEREIMRERKQRQRVPGRQYYSAEQGYSSSQTEHTTAQRETSQSPKKQTSSQQNGYSSKSSVPSEDFVEFKEHVATVDGGTKQAVGSGSVENGRQTRPPSSSGMVLPHNGQGNPSVSNTCQPSSPASAEGSLEFGSFGPFPLELLSVQFEEAFTAPPTGKRAEEVSSPASKGPAEAPASTAQFEEEFPALPTRKRAEEVPAPASKGPAEAPASRAQFEEAFPALPTRKRAEEVPVPTSKGPAEAPASTVLNTKTVEMENRSQEVYRLRDEADFPPLQAGCR; encoded by the exons ATGGCGGCGTACTGCGGCGCCCACGGTCGGGGAGGCGGCCGGTGGTTCGTGCCCGGCGCCGATGGCGGGCGGGGGCTCCCGTGGTGGAGGGGCGTCGGCGCTGGCTCGAGCCGCACCGGCACTGGCGGGGAGAGGGAGACGCTGGCAGCGGTGATGGCgaggagggcgccggcgccgtcgacgaTCCGGTGGGACGCGatgcgcgcggcggaggcggcggcgggcgaggtggtGCTGCGCGTGCACCCCACCAAGGaggcggagcgccgccgccaggacgTCATCGGCTACCTCAAGCGCCTCATCGGCTCCTCCGTCGGCTGCGAG GTCTTCGCGTTTGGATCAGTCCCACTGAGGACATATCTTCCCGATGGTGATGTTGATATAACAGTACTGGGGAACACATGGTTAAACAGTACGTTCATTGATGATGTCCGCCGTGTACTAGAGTCAGAGCAGGATAACTGTGATGCTGAGTTCAAACTAACAGGCCTGCACTTCATCAATGCTGAG GTTAAGCTCATGAAATGTGTTATTGAGAACATTGTTGTCGATGTCTCTTTCAACCAGATTGGCGGTGTATCGACATTCTGTTTTCTTGAGCTG GTTGACCGTCAGGTTGGAAAAAACCATTTGTTCAAAAGGAGCATTATGTTAATCAAGGCTTGGTGTTACCATGAAAGCCGCATATTAGGAGCTCATCATGGACTGATATCAACTTATGCATTGGAAACACTTGTTCTTTACATATTCAACATGTTTCACAAATCGCTGCATGGTCCTCTGGAG GCCTTTTATAGGTTTTTGGAATATTTTAGCAAGTTTGACTGGGACAAGTATGGAATCAGCTTAAATGGTCCTGTTGATTTGTCATTATTGCCAAACTTAACTG TTGAACCTACAGCAGGACAGGATGAGTTATTATTTGACAAGGAGTTCCTTCAAGGCTTTTTTGATAGACTTGTTGTAATTCCAAATGAGTCTGACGGATGTGACACACAATTTCGTCAGAAGTTTCTGAACATAATTGATCCACTGAAGGGCAACAATAATCTTGGCAGAAGTGTCAGCAAAG GAAACTTTTATCGCATACGGAGTGCTTTCTCATTTGGAGCACAAAAGCTTGGTCAAATTCTCATGTTATCCCCTGAGTTTATTCGCAATGAAATTTATGGATTTTTTGAAAACACTCTTAAGAGACATGGAAAGGGAGAAAGACCAGATATTGGCAGCAGTTCATTCCAATCCTTGCTTGGTCCTGAAAATGCACTTAGTGAAGATGGGTCGAGGTTGAAAACTTCTTGCATGAATGAGGGTGAAAACAGAAGCTCGCTGCCTGACAAGGACTTGAGTGTGACAGATGTGCATAAGAATTCAGGTAGATGTCAACCATGTGTTGTGCAGGATCTTCCTTGGAACAAAATCTGGTTCATGGAATATGCGTCTGATTTCTGTGCAAATTCAACATATTTGAGCCATCCATCCTTTTCTTGCGAGAATGGTAATGGCAACAGTAAAGAATGCTTCGAGAATTATGCAACGGAGGCAGATTTACAACTCGTCAGTGGATTACATATGTCACAACAGATTCATGCAAACCAACATATATTGACTAACTCTACTCGTACAAATATCTTGGATTTTTCCAGTTCTTGTCCTGTTAATGAGTCAGATTGGAATGCTGCTCTCCATGCAGATAAAAAGCCACTTCCACCTTTTTTGCTATCAAATATGCTGGATGTCTCAGGCGATCTGGATTTGCACTTGGGATGCCTTCGCAAAGTTCAGTACCACCTGGAGTCCTTGTTTGATGAACTCCTGCAGGCTGTTGAAGAAGCATGTTTGGCTGGTGTGCTAGATGAGGATTCTTTCAAGATTCCGACAATGATCTTCAAGTCAAAGTCAAATACTGGTACTAGCCTATCATTAGCTTCATCTATTGATGGCGAGAGAAGGAAATTATCTCCAGTTTATTGCTCTCATAGCACAGGAGATGATTCTCAGCAACCACATGCCGAGGAGGCCCAAGTGGATGTGGGTTGGCAGCAGAATTTGCCATTGTGCTCCAACGGATCAGCATTGTCCTCATCTCCTTTAGCTAATTTAGATAACTATCCTGCTTCTTGGTTTTGTGTCTCTACTAAGTCACGGGGAACTGGCACGTACATTCCGAAAGTG AATTACTATTCATACCAGGACCGGATGGCGCTTGAAAGAGAAATCATGCGAGAAAGAAAGCAAAGACAGAGGGTACCTGGTCGTCAGTACTATTCAGCTGAGCAAGGATATTCCAGTTCACAAACTGAGCACACCACAGCTCAAAGAGAAACAAGTCAATCGCCCAAGAAGCAGACCAGTTCGCAACAGAATGGTTATTCAAGTAAGAGCTCAGTTCCAAGTGAAGATTTTGTTGAGTTCAAGGAGCACGTAGCAACAGTCGACGGTGGAACCAAACAGGCAGTTGGAAGTGGTTCTGTTGAGAATGGCAGACAGACAAGGCCACCATCATCGTCAGGGATGGTACTTCCTCACAATGGTCAAGGAAATCCCTCAGTATCAAATACCTGTCAGCCCTCCTCACCTGCCTCAGCCGAGGGGAGTCTTGAGTTTGGATCGTTCGGGCCTTTCCCGTTGGAACTTCTCTCGGTGCAGTTCGAGGAAGCATTCACAGCTCCCCCCACTGGAAAGAGAGCTGAAGAAGTGTCTTCCCCCGCCAGCAAGGGGCCTGCTGAAGCCCCTGCCTCAACGGCGCAGTTCGAGGAAGAATTCCCAGCTCTCCCCACTAGAAAGAGAGCTGAAGAAGTGCCTGCCCCCGCCAGCAAGGGACCTGCTGAAGCCCCTGCCTCAAGGGCGCAGTTCGAGGAAGCATTCCCAGCTCTCCCCACTAGGAAGAGAGCTGAAGAAGTGCCTGTCCCCACTAGCAAGGGGCCTGCTGAAGCCCCTGCCTCGACGGTGCTGAACACTAAGACTGTTGAAATGGAAAACAG GTCACAAGAGGTGTACCGACTGAGAGATGAGGCTGATTTCCCCCCGCTCCAAGCTGGTTGCCGTTGA